In Rhinolophus ferrumequinum isolate MPI-CBG mRhiFer1 chromosome 7, mRhiFer1_v1.p, whole genome shotgun sequence, the following proteins share a genomic window:
- the LOC117025161 gene encoding proteasome subunit beta type-2-like has product MEYLIGIQGPEYVLVASIQVATSNIVQMKDDHDKMFKMSEKILLLCVGEAGDTVQFAEYIQKNVQLYKMRNGYELSPTAAANFTRRNLADCLRSQTLYHVNLLLAGYDEHEGPAPYYLDYLAALAKAPFAAYGHGAFLTLSILDRYHTPTISRERAVELLRKRLEELQKRFILNLPTFSVRIIDKNGIHDLTDISFPKQGS; this is encoded by the coding sequence ATGGAGTACCTCATTGGCATCCAGGGCCCCGAGTATGTCCTTGTTGCCTCCATCCAGGTGGCCACTAGCAATATTGTCCAGATGAAGGATGATCATGACAAGATGTTTAAGATGAGTGAAAAAATCTTACTCCTatgtgttggagaggctggaGACACTGTACAGTTTGCagaatatattcagaaaaatgtgCAACTTTATAAGATGCGAAATGGTTATGAATTGTCTCCCACAGCAGCAGCTAATTTCACACGCCGAAACCTGGCTGACTGTCTTCGGAGTCAGACCCTGTATCATGTCAACCTGCTCCTGGCTGGCTATGACGAACATGAGGGTCCAGCTCCCTACTACCTGGACTACCTAGCAGCCTTGGCCAAGGCCCCTTTTGCAGCCTATGGCCATGGTGCCTTCCTGACTCTCAGTATCCTGGACCGATACCACACCCCAACTATCTCACGTGAGAGGGCAGTGGAGCTTCTTAGGAAACGTCTAGAGGAGCTCCAGAAACGCTTCATCCTGAATCTGCCAACCTTCAGTGTTCGAATCATTGACAAAAATGGCATCCATGACCTGACCGACATTTCCTTCCCTAAACAGGGCT